The DNA window CGGCAAGCCGGTGCGCGTCCTGAAACTGAGAACGATGTACAGAGATGCGGAACAGCGCCTCGAAGCATTGTTCCGGGACAATCCGGCCGCACAAGCCGAGTGGTCGAGCCACTTCAAGCTTCGGGAGGATCCTCGCATTCTGCCGGTGATCGGGCATGTGCTTCGCTCGTCGAGCTTCGACGAACTCCCGCAGTTGGTAAACATCATTGCAGGAGAGATGTCGTTCGTGGGGCCGCGCCCGTTCCCGGAGTATCACCTTTCGGCGATGGATGGGGAGTTTCGTGACAAGCGGCGTTCGGTAACGCCGGGGCTGACGGGGCTTTGGCAGATATCAGAACGAAGCAACGCGGATATCAAACTGCAGCAGCAACTCGACGAATTCTACATCGACAACCGATCCTTGTGGTTCGATTGGCACATCCTTCTCAGCACCATTCCTGCAGTTCTGAAAGGCAAGGGAGCCTGCTGACATGTTCTCCATCCCTGTGGGCAAACATTAACAACGGAGCAGATCAATGCACGGTCAGAAGCGAATTATGGTTACCGGCGGCACCGGATTCCTGGGGTCATTCCTGTGCGAAAGGCTTTTGCGAGAGGGCAATGACGTCCTCTGCGTGGACAATTTCTACACCGGTTCACGCGACAACGTGCTGCACCTTCTTGACGATCCTCGTTTTGAGATACTCCGCCACGACATCACCTTCCCGCTTTATGTGGAGGTCGACGAGATCTACAATCTCGCCTGCCCAGCATCTCCGGTCCACTACCAGCACGATCCGGTGCAGACCGTGAAGACCAATGTGCACGGGGCGATCAATATGCTCGGTCTGGCCAAACGCACCAAGGCGAAGATTTTCCAGGCATCCACGAGCGAGGTCTATGGCGATCCGGCAGTTCACCCGCAGCCCGAGGAGTATCGCGGCAGCGTCAGTCCCATAGGCCCGCGGGCATGCTATGACGAAGGCAAGCGGTGCGCCGAGACGCTGTTCTTCGACTATCATCGTCAATATGGGGTGGAAATCCGGGTGGCGCGGATCTTCAATACCTACGGTCCGCGAATGCAGACAAATGACGGCCGCGTCGTCTCCAATTTCATCGTTCAGGCGCTTCGCAATGAGCCGATCACCATCTTCGGCGACGGCAGGCAAACACGGTCGTTCTGCTATGTGGACGATCTGATCGACGGCTTCATCCGTTTGATGGCTGCGCCCGCTGGGGTTACTGGCCCGATCAATCTCGGCAATCCCGGAGAATTCCAGGTCCGTGAATTGGCAGAAATGGTGATCGAAATGACCGGATCGAAGTCCGGCATCGTCTTCAAGACTCTACCGATTGACGATCCGACACAGCGCAAACCCGACATCAGCCGCGCAACCCAACAACTGGGCTGGCAGCCGAAGGTGAACCTTCGTGAGGGGCTTGAGAGAACGATTGCTTATTTTGAGTGGAAGCTTTCCGGCGGAGTAAACAACAGGTTCAACGTCAAGTCACGGCAAATGCCCTATCCGCATCTGGCCTCTCCGAGCGTCGAACTCAATGCCCCTGAAGCCATTCGATAGGGACATGAATAGCAACGTCGATCATCGAAAGCCGCGGCTCGTTTTTTTTCAATGGGACCATCAGCCCAATGCGAACGCCGCCGGTTACCTGCTGCTGCACATGCAGCAGCAGGTCAGATGCCTCGCAACCCACTTCGATGTCTTCGTCATTAACCGCGATTGCGATTATTCAGAGATATGCGACAGATATGAACCGGATCTGACGCTGTTCGAAAGCGGTTATCGGTCGCATGGCTCACGTCGGATAAAAATCACCAACACTAATACCAACATCGCAGTTCCGAAGCTTGGCCTTCATAACGCCGATCCATGGTGCGATCGACGCGCCGGCTTTCTCTCCGACATGGAGCAGTGGGGCATTGAGACGTATTTCGCGATCGCTACGATGACGCCGGAATATATGCCGGCCGTGAAGGAGAACCTGTTCGTCTGGCCGAACTTTATCGATCCTGAAGTCTACCATGACTATGGGCAGCATAAGGTCATCCCGGTCACGCTCACGGGTCAGGCCTATGGTCTTTATCCCTGGCGACAGGCGGTCTTTCCGATGATCCGCGACCGTTACCCCTGCCTGGTCTCGCCGCAACACGCCTATGAGAGCAAGCTGGCCGCCCAGCTCCTGTCTGGAGAGGCCTATGCGCGGGCGCTCAACGCGAGCTTCGTCGTCCCCACATGCGGTACCATGGGCGGCGAGGTCGTGCGCAAGCATTTTGAGATCCCCGGGGCAAAGGCCTGTCTCGTGACGGAACGCACGGCAGCAGTGGAGGCAGCCGGCTTTGTCGACATGGAGAACTGTGTCTTTGTTGACGGCGGCAACGTGGTCGAACGGCTGGATTATCTTTTTGCCCATCCCGACGAAACAAGGCGCATCACGGCAGCCGGTTACAGCTTGATCCACTCGCGTCATACGTTGAGCCACAGGCCCCAAATATATCAGTGGTTCATGCTGAACAAAGGCCTGCAGTTCGGCGAAAAGATCATCCAGTCCGGCCCTTTCGGCGATCTTGCGAAGGTCAGGCGCATCTCAAAGCAAGAGAGCGTTCACATCGTCTGGGAAGCGAGCGATCGCGCCTTGCTAAAGCAGGGAGACCTGCTTCTCCAGCAGGGCAGGGTGGAGGAGGCCAAGCACTGCTACCTCAGCTGTCTCAACTATGTGTCCTATCTGCCCGAAGCGAAATTTCGCCTTGCCGTATGCGCATTGCGGGAGGGTGACGCCGATCGCGCCTATGACCTTCTGGTGGACCTGATCAAGGTCACCATCGTCGACTATGGGGCGCTTGATCCAGATCCCGTCGAGTGGGCCTACTTCCTTCTTGCTTTGATCTGCAGAGGCCAGTTTGAGCGGGCGCGGAGGCTGCAAGACTTCTATCCATCTCTGTCCCATGACGAATTCAGGCGCGCGCGCCTCGTCATCGCGCAACTCGCTCGCTCAGCCGATGGGGTGGTCTCGGGACGGCATGACAGCGAGCGAAAAAGCATTCATCAGCCCTTCGATCGAAACGATTTTGAGTGGCTTGAATGGTTCGCCGAGACTCTTGAACAGTGCCGACAGCCAAATCTTGCAAATGTTCTTCGTCGTGCTTCGCTTGGCGCATCCGATGACGAGAAAGTATCACCCCCACGGTTCACACCTGATGCTGGCTGGCGCCTGCGAGCCTATTCGGGCATCGATGGCCTGATGATCAAACTGCGCCTGAATGGCTTGAGGCCGAATGTGCCGCCCCTGCCGGAGTTCCGATATCTCTGGCATCTTGCGCGAGGTCTGGTCCCTCGTTCGCAGCGAGGCCCGTTGCGCAGGATTCGGATGGCGCTTTCCAAGCCTCCTGTGGGCAGCGGCAATTAGCTGCGGGGAAAGGCACGAGTGGACAGCCTCACCTGGAGAGGCACGCATGACAAATTCCAGGTGAGGCTGAACATACGCCACTGACACACGTCTATGACGTCAGATCATCGACTCGGTGGCGTATCGTGCAGCCACCGAGATGTTCAGGGAGAGAATGTGCTCGTGTTGCGACGTCAGATCTGACCGGCTAGCGCATCGGCATCGTCAGTTCGCCAACCCGCCCGAAAGATTGTTCTGAAAAAGATCGTTGAGCTTGAACACGACTTCCGTCCTGTTCGTCGCTTTGACCTTTTTCATAATATTGCGAACGTGCACTTTCACAGTGCTTTCTCTAAGATTGAGCTCATAAGCGATAATCTTGTTCGCCTTTCCGCGTCGGAGCGCCTCCACCACTTCTGCCTGACGGTCAGTGAATATACCGGCGAGCGGGCGAGCGGTCGCGTTGCTCGAATCCAGCAAGTGACGCATGGCGAATAGGGCGCTTGCAGGCACAAAAATTCCTCCTGCCACTGAGAGCGCGATCAGCTCCATGCAGACGCTGACGCTGACTGAGGCGGGTATGAACCCCTTGGCTCCGTACTCGAGGGCCCTAACGATTTGGCCGAAATCGTCGCTATCAGCCAATACAATGAGGGGGGTGGACGCGAATTCCGAGGAAAGCTTCCGGATTTGCTCCGAAACGGCCGGTTCATCGACCTTTTTTCCGCCGACGTTCAAGAGAATTGCCGAAAGCGGAGCGTATTCGTCGCGCCTCTGCTTCCACTCCTCAATTGATCCGAATGCCAGAATCTGCAAATCCGCCTTTTGGGCAGCCATGCATTGCGCCAGGCATTGCCGATCGAGCTCACGATTATCGAGAATGACAAGCGAATGCGTTTGCCTTGCCGACATCGCAATTGTGTGCGCGGCGCCATTTTCTATCTTAAGGGGAACAGCTACGTTTTCCTGCCTGAGATCCAAATTCGGTATAAGCGCTGAATTCACAGCTTCACCCTCCCTCTACACGTTACGCCTCCGAGTACCGACCCCTCTCAATACGGGGGTTTAGGAAACTCTAAAGTAGGAATCGAATACCACAATTCGCGGAACGTTACAGTAGCTAATATAGGTTAAGTACTAACAGAGTTCCGTAACTGGCGTGCAGATGTGAATATAAACCTGGGTAGGACTTAGGTCTTACTATATGGATTGTCGGATATTCTCAGTTGTTACGCAGCCGTTTTGCGATGATCCACTAAATGCATGGAAACGATCACTGTCTCCGGCGTAGGTCCCGGCCACTGGTGCGGGGGGTGATCGCGCCATCAAATTGGGCCGAATGCATGAACCCGGGTGTAAGTCGTCATAAGTAGATACGTCTTTAGGTGAATAAACTTAAACGTTTTGTTTCTTTACTCAGATGAAGAAAACAATTCTCTTTGGAATGGAGAGAAATATTTGTCCAGGGTGGTGAGAAACCTTGGACGCAATCGCCAGATTGTTTGTTTCGACTGAAAACCGGGCCAGTTAGGAGTAGGGGTTTGCAGGATGATTGCATCAAACGTCAAGCTGGGTAACGGCACCGTCATCCACCATCGAGATCTCGTGAATCTGTATGGCTGCACGATCGGCGCAAGAACGCGTATCGGCACCTTTGTCGAAATTCAGAAGAACGTCGTGGTCGGGAAAGACTGCAAGATCTCCAGCCATTCCTTTCTCTGTGAGGGCGTGACGCTGGAAGACGGCGTGTTCATCGGCCACGGGGTAATGTTTACGAATGACACCTACCCGCGCGCCATTAATCCGGATGGAAGCCTCCAGACGGAGGAGGACTGGATCCTCATCCCCACACTTGTCAAGCGCCACG is part of the Rhizobium bangladeshense genome and encodes:
- a CDS encoding glycosyltransferase family protein gives rise to the protein MNSNVDHRKPRLVFFQWDHQPNANAAGYLLLHMQQQVRCLATHFDVFVINRDCDYSEICDRYEPDLTLFESGYRSHGSRRIKITNTNTNIAVPKLGLHNADPWCDRRAGFLSDMEQWGIETYFAIATMTPEYMPAVKENLFVWPNFIDPEVYHDYGQHKVIPVTLTGQAYGLYPWRQAVFPMIRDRYPCLVSPQHAYESKLAAQLLSGEAYARALNASFVVPTCGTMGGEVVRKHFEIPGAKACLVTERTAAVEAAGFVDMENCVFVDGGNVVERLDYLFAHPDETRRITAAGYSLIHSRHTLSHRPQIYQWFMLNKGLQFGEKIIQSGPFGDLAKVRRISKQESVHIVWEASDRALLKQGDLLLQQGRVEEAKHCYLSCLNYVSYLPEAKFRLAVCALREGDADRAYDLLVDLIKVTIVDYGALDPDPVEWAYFLLALICRGQFERARRLQDFYPSLSHDEFRRARLVIAQLARSADGVVSGRHDSERKSIHQPFDRNDFEWLEWFAETLEQCRQPNLANVLRRASLGASDDEKVSPPRFTPDAGWRLRAYSGIDGLMIKLRLNGLRPNVPPLPEFRYLWHLARGLVPRSQRGPLRRIRMALSKPPVGSGN
- a CDS encoding UDP-glucuronic acid decarboxylase family protein, with amino-acid sequence MHGQKRIMVTGGTGFLGSFLCERLLREGNDVLCVDNFYTGSRDNVLHLLDDPRFEILRHDITFPLYVEVDEIYNLACPASPVHYQHDPVQTVKTNVHGAINMLGLAKRTKAKIFQASTSEVYGDPAVHPQPEEYRGSVSPIGPRACYDEGKRCAETLFFDYHRQYGVEIRVARIFNTYGPRMQTNDGRVVSNFIVQALRNEPITIFGDGRQTRSFCYVDDLIDGFIRLMAAPAGVTGPINLGNPGEFQVRELAEMVIEMTGSKSGIVFKTLPIDDPTQRKPDISRATQQLGWQPKVNLREGLERTIAYFEWKLSGGVNNRFNVKSRQMPYPHLASPSVELNAPEAIR
- a CDS encoding response regulator transcription factor; this translates as MNSALIPNLDLRQENVAVPLKIENGAAHTIAMSARQTHSLVILDNRELDRQCLAQCMAAQKADLQILAFGSIEEWKQRRDEYAPLSAILLNVGGKKVDEPAVSEQIRKLSSEFASTPLIVLADSDDFGQIVRALEYGAKGFIPASVSVSVCMELIALSVAGGIFVPASALFAMRHLLDSSNATARPLAGIFTDRQAEVVEALRRGKANKIIAYELNLRESTVKVHVRNIMKKVKATNRTEVVFKLNDLFQNNLSGGLAN
- a CDS encoding acyltransferase, with amino-acid sequence MIASNVKLGNGTVIHHRDLVNLYGCTIGARTRIGTFVEIQKNVVVGKDCKISSHSFLCEGVTLEDGVFIGHGVMFTNDTYPRAINPDGSLQTEEDWILIPTLVKRHASIGSNATILPGVTIGEAAQVGAGAVVTKDVPDGAIVAGVPARVIGRVNDGPVDMFALGEME